A region of the bacterium genome:
CAACTATTGGATCTCCTAAACCAGTAGAATCAATACTTACTCTAGCATTATTATATCTTCTAGCCGTAGAAATAATTCTGGCCTTCTGAAGCTCCCAGTCTATCTTTTTGAATCTATCCCAATAAACTAATTCATGAGTTAGATAATCTATTACCGAAAGAACAGTAAAATCTCTGTATTTTCCTAAATCAACTCCTAAAATATAATTGTGAAATTTATCAGCATCTTTTAAACATTCTCTAAAAATTTCTTTTACTTTCCTGAAATACATAGCTGCGTCATCTAGGAAAACTGCTTGAAAATTTTGCTTGAAAATTTGATCTGGTAGCCTTTCTTTGTTTCTTTTCCATTCTTCTTTTGGAAAATAGGGATTTTCTATGGTGGGAAAATTGAAAGCTATTCCATCATCAACTTGTTTTGCTTCTAGATATTTATGATAAAACCAATTCTTTCCCCAAGGAGTAGAAATGAAAATTGCTTTTCCTTTTCTACTAGTTAGTCTAGCGGAAAGATATTCTTCCCAAGCTTTTCTAGGAATTCTAGCTGCTTCATCAATAATAATTAGATCCAATTCTTCTCCTAAAAGTCCTGGCAAATTCTCAGTTGATTTACACTGAATCCAGCTTCCCCAAGGAGAATTTAATTGAGGAATAGGTCTATTAGAAACCAAAGGAGCAAGTTTAGGAAAAGAACTACTAATCCATTTGGTTAAATAACTAAAAATCTTACCACTCAAATCATAAGTGGGAGCAACAATCCAAATATGCTTGCCATCTTTTAAGAATTCTCTAAAAGCTGTATAGGCACACAAAATACTTTTACCAAACCTATTTCCAGCAGCAATTACTGTCTCTCTTTTCTGATTCCTTAAAATCTCCTTTTGAGCTTTAAAAGGCTTAAAACCAATTTTTTCTTGCAGTTTTTCTTCCTTGAGTTTCATAATGGTTCGATAAACTCTTTATTTTCTTCTTCTCCTTCTTTTTCTTTTTCTACCACGAACAGCCATCTTCTGAAATTTCTTTGAACCATACTTCCTTCTCCCAATCCAAGCAGCTAAAGCTCCAGGAGTTCTTACTCCTTTTTTCTTCTTTAATTTGGCTTTTAAGGAAGCGAATCTCTTTCCAGTTCCTACTTTAGTTCTTCTCATAACTTTTCTATGAGCTTCAGCTAAAGCAGTAGCTTTAGAGATTTTTCCTCTTCCTCGTTTTTTTCTTCTTCTGGCCATAATTTTTGAGATTATTAAATTTCTAGTATAAAAGTTTGTGAAAATGTTAGGAGAAATATTTGTCGAAATCTAAAATATTATGTGGGAGAATTACAATAATATTTCAAAAATTTTTGACTGCTCCTCCTCCCCCCTTTTCATACTTCGCATAATGTGTATTGTGCGAAGTCTATTTCTTGGCTAAAATAAGCCAAAAAATAAAATTGCTTAAAATTCAATGGATTCCTTTTTAAATTCCTTGTCTTTTTTAAAGTGTACGTGTATCTTAAACTAGTTTTTCCTCTAGCTAGTTTTCTTTTTAGATTTCTTTCTAGATTTCCCTTGCGTGTATTTAAAACTAGATTTCTTTCTAGATTTCTTTTAAAACTAGCTTTCTCTCTAGATTTCTTTCTAGATTTCCCCCTAGATTTCCTTTATTTAAAACAGATTTTCCTTCCTGAACAGATTTCTCTTCCCTTATGTATTAGATTTCCCTTATGTATTTAAAACTGATTTCCCTTAATTCCTTTCCTTAGTTCCTTAACTAATTTTTTCTTTTTTTTCTTTACTCAAATAACTCTCCTCTTTCTTCTTCTAAACCAAATTTAATCTTTTTATCTGGATATAAATCTCTTNNNNNNNNNNTTAATTTACAAATTTCTTTTATTGCATCCAATCTACTTCGTTTATCTTTTTTATCACTTACAATTTCATTTAAAACTTCATTAATCCTCTCATTAGGAAAATATTCCATTAACAATTTTCTAAAACCTTTAGAATCTGTTAATCTTTGGGGGGTTTTAGAAGTTATTAAAGAATATCCTGCTTCACGCATAATTTCTCCCCAATTTGTTTTCTGTAATTCTTGGGGATTTCCGATTTTTTCCGCTATTTTTTGAATTGCTCTTTTCTGCTTTAAAGTAGGCATAAATAAAAAAAACCCAAATTTGGGCCTGTTACGTATAACAAACCAAAACTTGGGTTTACGTATAAACCTAAGAAAAACTTTTTTTATTAAGACTTCGTAAAGCCTCTAAAAAATTTCTCTAATTTTTAAATTTTTCTGACATTTAGGACAGCGTAATTCTACTTCTCCAATTATTATACTATTTCTAATTTTAATAACTGGAGTATTACACTCTGGACAATACCCTAAACGCCAACTATCTATTTTATATCTTTTCTTAAGTATAGAGCCACGGAGAAAGTTTAGCAAGGTGTACATATATTTTTTATTTTTCCCCGCAATAAGGACATTTCCAAATTTTCCAGCGAGGATTATTATAAGGATTAAAAGTTAATTGAATAAAATTTCCGCAATTTTGACAATGATATTTAGGAAAATGTTTTTCTAAATATTTTTGATCCCTGGATTTCCAACGACATTTTGAAGAACAAAACTTCTGATACAAATGCCACTTATCAGGCTTAAAAGATTTTCTGCAAAATTCACATGTTTTAATCATTATTAAATAGCCAATTTTGTTTTTAAATAGACATTTTATAGATTTTTAGATACTTCTTCCTCTTCTGATACAGTTCTAATTCTGTACTTCAGTGAACGAATAGTTTCATTTACAGCTTTTTCCAGTAATCTTGCTTTTTGATATTCTTGATAAGCTGGAGTATTTTTAGCTAAAATCTCAGCTTGATTAACTTTTTCTGTAAGTTTTAAGGCCCTCAGTTTCTCTTCAGTATAAGCTTTTTCTAGATCAACTAAGGCTTCTGAGAAATTGCCAAGAAGTGCTGAAAGTTCTACAAGTTCTTGAGAAAGTTGTTCTTTAGTTATTTTCCCTAAATTCTGCCATAAATTTTCTAATTTATTTTTAGTAATTTCTCTAATTGTTTGCATATTATAAATAAATAATTTCTGGCTCTTTCTTTAATCAAATAACCAATATTGTTATTCTTTTATCCATATTTTTAATAATATTTTATTATTGGTTCTTTTTGAAAATCACGGAATATCCAAATTTCTTTTGAAGTATTCTCTGGACAATTAGCAAATAAAGCTATTTGTTCTTTTTCTTCTGGAGAAATATAATTACTTTTAACTTGAATCAGCTTAATTTTGTGCCTATTGATCGCTACCAAATCAAAAATTCCTAAACTTGCTCCTACTTTTGTCACATTATAACCAGCTAATTCTAAAATCTTTTTAGCTTTTCTTTCCTGCCTTGCTCCTTTTGCTTTTTTGTTAATCATATTAAATTACGCCAATTTTTCTTTAATTATTGAATCTAATTATCTATCCTTCTATTTCTCATAATAATCTATTTTGCCTAATTAAAGGCTCTAGTCTTTTATTTGCTATTTTTATATATTCTGGATTTAATTCTATTCCTAACCAATTTCTTCCTAATTTGTAAGCTACTACTGCCGTTGTTCCTGTTCCCATAAATGGATCTAATACTATGCCATTTTTAGGACAACCAAATTTAATTGGTATCTCGCATAACGCTTTTGGGAAAGCTGCGAAATGATCAACATTTACACCAAGTTCACGCTGGAAGTTGTGAGGCTCGGGTCTAATTTGCCAAACTGTGGAAAGATTTTTTCCTAAAATTGGTGTCTCTAATTTCCTTTTGTTATCCATAAAATCTCTTACTCTACTATTGAACACTCCTGAGTAATTTGAATATATTTTCTCCAAAGAGGAGTCCCTCCGTAAGTCCACCTTCCAGAAATCCTGAATATAAACCAACCTTTATTTCTAAGATATTCATCTTTTTTCAAATCTTTTCTGCCTTGTTCCCTCTTTTTATGGTATTTTCCGTCTACTTCTATTCCTATTTTCCAAATAGGATCAGCAAAATCTATAAAATATTTTCTAACTGGAAATTGAGGATAGAATGGAAGTCCCCAATAACGAATATCGCTCCAAACATTACTTTCAATTTCTGTAAAAACTAAATTCCAATCAAAAATACTATAAGGACAACAAAGGGGTTTCCAATTTTCATAATTTTTTCTAATTGTTGGTATATATTTGAAAAAATTCATAGATCTTTTAAGGGTCTAGGAACTGCATTTACTCCTCTGTAATAATTATCTAGTTGAACCAATTCTTCATCAGTCAACTTTTCACATTCCTGCGGAATATAATCTACAACTACAAAAGCAACCTTTAATTTTTTCTCTCTTCCAAAACCAACTTCCCCTAAATTGCAGTAAGTAGGATCTTTTTCATACCACTCTTTCCATTCTTTTCTCGGCATAAGTTTTTTTACAAATATAGCTTTATGTTTCATGTTTTACTTTTTTTTAATTCGCCTAAAGGCTCATCTATGTATTTATGCACGGTTTCTAAAGTCCATTTGAAATCAGTATTATCCTCCAGCCAATACATAACTTCTGTAATAGTTTGGTCTGAATAGCCTACTAAAGCACGAGCAGGTCTTAATTCCCGCCGCAGGGCAGCCTGATATTGGTCTTTATTCTCAAAGAAATAACTTTTAAATTGCCAGTAAAGAGCAATTATCTGAATATGTCTATTTCTATCTTTTTTCATTTTTTCTAGTTTTTCTTTAAAAGAAAATTTTTTTAAAAAAAACCCTCGTTGCGAAGCAACAATATCTTTTTTTCTATTTCTTATCTCTATTTCTCTTTTGTATGCTATTGTAGTATCCCCCGGGTGATATTGTAGTATCACCCCGGGTGATATTGTAGTATCACCCGGGGGACATTGTAATGTCTTCCCCCTCTCTTTTAGGATGAAGATTTTCCGCCAAGTTCCTTCTTTATTTCTCTCAAACTCTGTCTTAATTAAGTCTTTTTTTTCCAACTTCTTGATCAAAGATCTAATATTGCTCTTTGTAAATCCTATCTGCTCTGCTAAATACTGATTTGAAGCGTAACAAAAGCCTTTTTGCTTAGTTAATATATTTATTTCAGCAAAAAGTAATTTCTCACTTGCTGCTAAATCTTTTCGTTTAGCTATTTCAAGCGGAATTAAGATAAAAAGACTTTCTAATAGTTCTTTTAACTGTTCTACAGTATTTATTCCTCTTTCAAACAAATAATCAACCATTTTCATTTTTTCTGGTTTTTCTCTTAAATCTACGATTTGAAATTCTCTTTTTTTTGGATCTGGAAATTGTTGTTTTTCTTTTTGTTCCATAATTGATAAGTAAATTATGTCTAACAATTAAATGGTTCTCTTAGTTCTTCCCATTCTTTATGCTCTTTTAGGGTATGTGTTTGTTTTTGATCTAATTTCCTTTTAGCTTCTTTTCTAATTGCTTTTATTTCTTCTTGCATAGCTTTTGCAACATCTATTTTTGCTCTTAAGAATAAAGCTTGGCTTACTTCCTCAACTGGAATTCCTTTACTTTTTTCATCTAATTCAGTCTCATAAGAAGCAAAGAAATCTGAAGTTTCATAAGCATTACCTCCATAATTTGAATGACTTAATTTTCTTGAATATGCTCTTATAATCCTCATTTTAAAATTCACTTAAATCATTTTCACTATAAAGATCTTCATTTTCAGGGATAAATGCAGTTGAATCTGTAACTTTAGGACTTTTTACTATAATCTTTTCTTTAGCTTGAATACTAATTACTTTAGCATATTCCTTACCAGCCTGCGATTTCCTTTGCTCTGTTACGACTCTGGCTGCTTTACCTACCAATTTTAATTCGTCAATGGTATCTCCTACTTTTACTTCTTGGCCAGTTAAATCTTGATAAAGTTTTGGCAATCTTGAATCAGTAGCTGAAAAATATGCTCTTAAATTACTGCCTTTAAAATCTGTTTTTCCTTCTAAGGATTGATCAATTACTAAAGCTAATCTTAATTGTAAATTTCCCCATTGATTTTTTTCTATTTTAGCATCAGTAATCGTAACAAAATAAATATCATCAGGAATTAAAGGAAATTTTCTAGGTTCTTTGATTTGAAATGTCATATTTTCACCTCCCTTCTATAATAATTTTTAGTTGCATAGGTTAAAGCAAGTAAAACCTGTTAAATTGACTTCAAAATAAATCATCTTTGTTTTACTTACTAAGGCCAAAAGCAAGTAAAATAACTTATTCGGTCATATTCCCAGGAATAGGCAGGTAAAGTAAAAATGAAAACTTTTTTAAAGAAAAATCTTTACCTACCTATGTTTAGAGCGGATTAGTTTGAGGAATTTTTCTACCATATCTGTTAATTGACAGACTTAGGTATCTGACGAATTTGCCAGCTTATTCTGGATTTTGCTTTATTGTTCCAGAAATTACCGCTCTTCAAGAATTTTAATAATTTTTATTTTCTTTCCGCAATTTAAAGCTTCTTGATAATCCCATTTGAAAATATCAAATCTACCGTCAAATCTTCTGGCAGTTCTGTCTTTACAGATAAATTCTTCCCCATCAATCTCAACTTTAGTTCCAAACTTATATTTTCTTGGACAAGCTATAGCTGAAGAATAAACTTTTTTCCCGCTTGCCATAATACATCCACTATTTGAGCAAGACTCATAAGGAGAATAACAAGTTACTATAGCTTTTATTTTGTTTTCTCGTTTTACTGAAATTTGAATAGAATTTTCTGAAATTTCTCTTATAAGTCCTTTATAATTTCCAATTGCAGAAAAAACAGCTAAAAGAGTCATTGCTATCGTTAACAATAGAAACCAAATAATTTTTATTTGTGTTTTTCTTTTTTTGAGCATTTTTTCACCTCCCTTCTTTTGTATTTTTTAATTTGGCTAAAATTAGCCAATTTTTTCAGAGCTCGGGAGAGCCAAAAAAGTCT
Encoded here:
- a CDS encoding DUF559 domain-containing protein is translated as MNFFKYIPTIRKNYENWKPLCCPYSIFDWNLVFTEIESNVWSDIRYWGLPFYPQFPVRKYFIDFADPIWKIGIEVDGKYHKKREQGRKDLKKDEYLRNKGWFIFRISGRWTYGGTPLWRKYIQITQECSIVE
- a CDS encoding site-specific DNA-methyltransferase, yielding MDNKRKLETPILGKNLSTVWQIRPEPHNFQRELGVNVDHFAAFPKALCEIPIKFGCPKNGIVLDPFMGTGTTAVVAYKLGRNWLGIELNPEYIKIANKRLEPLIRQNRLL
- a CDS encoding helix-turn-helix domain-containing protein, producing MEQKEKQQFPDPKKREFQIVDLREKPEKMKMVDYLFERGINTVEQLKELLESLFILIPLEIAKRKDLAASEKLLFAEINILTKQKGFCYASNQYLAEQIGFTKSNIRSLIKKLEKKDLIKTEFERNKEGTWRKIFILKERGKTLQCPPGDTTISPGVILQYHPGDTTIAYKREIEIRNRKKDIVASQRGFFLKKFSFKEKLEKMKKDRNRHIQIIALYWQFKSYFFENKDQYQAALRRELRPARALVGYSDQTITEVMYWLEDNTDFKWTLETVHKYIDEPLGELKKSKT
- a CDS encoding terminase family protein → MKLKEEKLQEKIGFKPFKAQKEILRNQKRETVIAAGNRFGKSILCAYTAFREFLKDGKHIWIVAPTYDLSGKIFSYLTKWISSSFPKLAPLVSNRPIPQLNSPWGSWIQCKSTENLPGLLGEELDLIIIDEAARIPRKAWEEYLSARLTSRKGKAIFISTPWGKNWFYHKYLEAKQVDDGIAFNFPTIENPYFPKEEWKRNKERLPDQIFKQNFQAVFLDDAAMYFRKVKEIFRECLKDADKFHNYILGVDLGKYRDFTVLSVIDYLTHELVYWDRFKKIDWELQKARIISTARRYNNARVSIDSTGLGDPIVDGLRAEGLFVDDFSFTNKSKQQLYEKLSIFIEEKKVFIPPIEVLVDELESFTVRLSPSGKLIYGAPEGLHDDSVDSLALAVWLLSGNISVTSPIREEINKELRKKPKVYSYQ